The genomic segment TCCCGACAGCCCTTCGTGGTTCGAAGGTACCGCTGATGCAGTTCGCAAATATCAGTGGCTGTTTCAGGAATGGGATGTCGATGAATATCTAATCCTGTCTGGGGATCAGCTGTACCGCATGGACTACAGCCGTTTCATTGAGCATCACCGACGCACCGGAGCCGACTTGACTGTTGCGGCTCTGCCGGTTGATGCCAAACAGGCTGAATCCTTCGGTCTGATGAGAACGGATAATGACGGCAATATTCAGGAATTCCGTGAAAAGCCGAAGGGTGACTCCCTGCTCGAGATGGCAGTGGACACAGCACGCTTTGGGCTCAGTCCTGAATCCGCTCAAGAACGTCCCTATCTGGCTTCGATGGGGATCTATGTGTTCAGTCGTCAAACACTCTTCGATCTTCTCGATGGCAACACCAACCACAAGGATTTCGGCAAGGAGGTGATTCCTGAATCTCTTGCACAAGGTGACAAACTCCAGAGTTATGTCTTTGACGACTACTGGGAGGACATCGGCACGATTGGTGCGTTCTATGAGGCCAACCTCGCCCTGACGCAACAACCAAAACCCCCATTCAGCTTTTACGACGAGAAATTTCCGATCTACACACGGCCGCGTTACTTGCCTCCGAGCAAACTTGTTGACGCTCAGATCACCAATTCAATTATCGGCGAGGGTTCGATTCTGAAGTCCTGCAGTGTTCATCACTGTGTTCTTGGTGTCCGCAGCAGGCTTGAGTCTGATGTGGTGCTTCAAGACACCCTCGTCATGGGCGCTGATTTCTTTGAGTCCAGCGAAGAGCGCGCAGTGCTTAGAGAGCGTGGTGGCATTCCCCTCGGAGTGGGCCAGGGCACCACGGTTAAGCGAGCCATCCTCGATAAAAACGCGCGCATTGGATCCAATGTCACGATCGTGAACAAGGACAATGTTGAAGAAGCCGATCGCGCTGAGCTTGGCTTTTACATCCGTAATGGAATCGTGGTCGTTGTAAAAAATGCATCGATTCCTGACGGAAGTGTGATCTGATCGTTCATTCCTGACAGAGGTTGACCATGTTGCAGCCGACTTCGGATGCTGTGGTCACACTGTCGTTAGTGAATGGTCCAGCTGAGCATGTCCAAGGCCCACTTCGGTCTGATTGGTCTAGGCGTGATGGGGGAAAACCTTGTCCTCAACGCTGAGCGCAATGGCTTCTCGAGCGTCGTCTACAACCGCACCTATTCCAAGACGGAAGAATTCATGTCCGGCCGCGGGGCGGGCAAAAACATTCAAGGAGCGACTGACCTCCAGGATTTCGTTAACAAACTGGAACGTCCACGTCGGATCTTGATGATGGTGAAGGCAGGTGGGCCTGTGGATGCTGTCATCGAACAGATTTCCCCCTATTTGGATGAGGGAGATCTCCTGATTGATGGTGGTAATTCGGAATATCACGACACCGAACGCCGCGTTGCTGAACTGGAAAGTAAAAGCTTTGGATTCATCGGGATGGGCGTCTCGGGTGGAGCCAAAGGTGCTCTGGAAGGGCCGAGCATGATGCCAGGAGGGACCAAGTCCTCCTATGACGCCATTGAAAGTCTGGTTTGCAAGATGGCAGCCCAGGTTGAGGATGGCCCTTGTGTCACCTACATCGGCCCGGGAGGCTCTGGTCACTTCGTTAAGACGGTCCACAACGGAATTGAATACGGCATTGAGCAAATCCTGGCCGAGGGATATGACCTGATGAAGCGGGTCGCTGGCATGAGCAGCCTCGAGATGGCGGATGTGTTTGCGCACTGGAACAGCACCGAGGAGCTCGCCTCCTATCTCGTTGAAATCACCGAGGTGTGTCTACGCACCATGGATCCGGATGATGGCACCCCGCTTGTGGACAAGATCCAGGACAAGGCTGGTCAGAAGGGAACTGGCCTTTGGACGGTTGTCAGTGCTCTGCAGATGGGGGCCTCGGTGCCCACGATCTACGCCGCCCTCAATGGACGGGTGATGAGCTCCATGAAGGAGCAGCGCATCAAGGCTGAGGCGATTCTGAAGGGGCCGTCCATTCAGTCGTTTGACATGGGCACATCGGCTGATGGCATGTCTCCAATCATGGATGCCATGGTTTTGGCTTGTATGGCCAGCTACGCCCAGGGAATGGAGTTGCTTCGGATTGCTTCCGCTGAGCACAACTACAACTTGAACATGCCTTCGATCGCACAGATCTGGAAAGGTGGCTGCATCATTCGTGCTCGCTTGCTCAAGCGCATTCAAGATGCGTTCAACGCCAACCCCCAACTGGAGAACCTGTTGATCGATCCCTGGTTCGCCGATCAGGTGAACCGTCGTCTGCCCGGACTGGCAAAAGTGGTCGCCGGTGCAGCCGCTGCTGGTGTTCCAGTGCCCTGCCTTAGCAGCACACTCGATTACATCAACAGCTACCGCACGGCACGCCTTCCCCAGAACCTTGTGCAGGCCATGCGTGACTGCTTCGGCTCCCACACCTACGAGCGCGTGGACAAAGACGGCATCTTCCACACCGAGTGGCTCAAGTGAGGGCCCCGCGATGAGCTCTTATCGCATCGAGCAGGTTCAATCTGCTCAGGATCTTGCTCGGCGCGCCGCCGAGCACATCGGATCCGCGATCGACTTGGCGCTTGATCAAAGGGACCGAGCGCAGATTGCTTTGTCTGGGGG from the Synechococcus sp. UW179A genome contains:
- a CDS encoding glucose-1-phosphate adenylyltransferase, giving the protein MKRVLAIILGGGAGTRLYPLTKMRAKPAVPLAGKYRLIDIPISNCINSDINKMYVMTQFNSASLNRHLSQTFNLSNSFGGGFVEVLAAQQTPDSPSWFEGTADAVRKYQWLFQEWDVDEYLILSGDQLYRMDYSRFIEHHRRTGADLTVAALPVDAKQAESFGLMRTDNDGNIQEFREKPKGDSLLEMAVDTARFGLSPESAQERPYLASMGIYVFSRQTLFDLLDGNTNHKDFGKEVIPESLAQGDKLQSYVFDDYWEDIGTIGAFYEANLALTQQPKPPFSFYDEKFPIYTRPRYLPPSKLVDAQITNSIIGEGSILKSCSVHHCVLGVRSRLESDVVLQDTLVMGADFFESSEERAVLRERGGIPLGVGQGTTVKRAILDKNARIGSNVTIVNKDNVEEADRAELGFYIRNGIVVVVKNASIPDGSVI
- the gndA gene encoding NADP-dependent phosphogluconate dehydrogenase, which produces MSKAHFGLIGLGVMGENLVLNAERNGFSSVVYNRTYSKTEEFMSGRGAGKNIQGATDLQDFVNKLERPRRILMMVKAGGPVDAVIEQISPYLDEGDLLIDGGNSEYHDTERRVAELESKSFGFIGMGVSGGAKGALEGPSMMPGGTKSSYDAIESLVCKMAAQVEDGPCVTYIGPGGSGHFVKTVHNGIEYGIEQILAEGYDLMKRVAGMSSLEMADVFAHWNSTEELASYLVEITEVCLRTMDPDDGTPLVDKIQDKAGQKGTGLWTVVSALQMGASVPTIYAALNGRVMSSMKEQRIKAEAILKGPSIQSFDMGTSADGMSPIMDAMVLACMASYAQGMELLRIASAEHNYNLNMPSIAQIWKGGCIIRARLLKRIQDAFNANPQLENLLIDPWFADQVNRRLPGLAKVVAGAAAAGVPVPCLSSTLDYINSYRTARLPQNLVQAMRDCFGSHTYERVDKDGIFHTEWLK